The following coding sequences lie in one Arachis hypogaea cultivar Tifrunner chromosome 4, arahy.Tifrunner.gnm2.J5K5, whole genome shotgun sequence genomic window:
- the LOC112794154 gene encoding uncharacterized protein → MRPQGPPPPPGGPGPPGFPGPISVLGNFFNGLCSAISSCFYIVCCCCLLQECFGGPAESPPPPQTPLLAPPPPPPPPPPAPPVPTPPPAGPPGPDFSPAPPNPYGPPGPPGPYSPPGPPGPIGPPPY, encoded by the exons ATGAGGCCCCAAGGACCTCCACCTCCTCCTGGAGGGCCTGGGCCTCCGGGCTTTCCCGGCCCAATATCCGTACTTGGCAATTTCTTCAATGGGCTATGTAGTGCCATATCTTCTTG TTTCTACATAGTTTGCTGTTGTTGCTTGCTACAAGAGTGTTTTGGTGGGCCAGCTGAATCGCCGCCTCCTCCGCAGACTCCGCTGCTAGCTccgcctccacctccacctccccCTCCACCGGCGCCACCTGTACCTACACCACCACCAGCCGGACCTCCTGGCCCTGATTTTTCTCCTGCTCCTCCAAATCCTTATGGGCCTCCTGGTCCTCCAGGCCCATATTCTCCTCCCGGGCCTCCTGGTCCTATTGGCCCACCTCCTTATTAA